The following are from one region of the Geoalkalibacter subterraneus genome:
- a CDS encoding tetratricopeptide repeat protein → MKKQFRVLIWLLIWLTMLPVTAAAQEVMLRGMQKEQSRQQARIFMDLSGPVRPEVVVSGQRVDVMLAGTEVAAGFRQLPEDESLIRTLLISRREGLMVSFLFRRPPTDARVRYDSGQGQVQLHVDWSERGRGQRLAIVDQTTGFSQAGADGATVTKSTGSPYSEDWRRFFKEWETPFSFELAPRFSLPSMPLVQLPAGVDDKALPPALNEARAEADAGDWAKARQSAATLLDKPLEGAVREAFLVFYAEALLRDGRPKAAGATLRRFVENYPDSAQRLRARYLAGYCHAVNGDPYLGLYEVEQALSQIETDDFLLPRLLLLRGELLLAQGKYDQAHETLSSFNLSGTTDALRRLGYACSLSGLERNKEAAEIFAEMEEQYGPLRDPNALEHFARALYRGGAYLKAEEAYARLAQLISGHPDEGLAYFAQVQAALRRDDIEGARRLLDRILVAFPESRGGQRAAVRQIDLAVLDGGEKVLAWAVMDYGHHAENLSERALREEARFKQALALYLNRDHRRCVTVLEDFVRNHFSGDLRPHAEALLGEILPGVIEDMIADEDYLQALVMVERHRRILLDRRISWDFLERLAGAYGDMALLQRASRVYLFMLDNNRVPGRERGLYLPLVRILFLSGQHGLAVEYARQYAREYPEGEDRASVLLFEARALMELNRREQAADLLSATGRPASPELDLWAGRLCFEVNRYEDAASALMRLAPELDLEDDAGDLLLLAESLLRSNRPGEALPYFQQLVAVEETADQALYRIGQIMQQQGRKEQALNLFQRLVDEANSEQWQKMAREMLELMSLSL, encoded by the coding sequence TTGAAAAAACAATTTCGAGTTCTGATCTGGCTGTTGATCTGGTTGACTATGCTGCCTGTCACGGCAGCTGCGCAAGAGGTCATGCTGAGGGGGATGCAGAAAGAGCAGAGCCGCCAGCAGGCCCGCATCTTTATGGATCTTTCCGGGCCGGTTCGACCAGAGGTTGTTGTTTCGGGGCAGCGAGTCGATGTGATGCTTGCAGGCACTGAAGTGGCCGCTGGCTTCCGCCAGTTGCCCGAAGATGAAAGTCTCATTCGCACTCTACTGATCAGCCGGCGCGAAGGTCTGATGGTGTCCTTTCTGTTTCGCCGTCCGCCAACCGATGCCCGGGTCCGGTATGATTCAGGCCAAGGGCAGGTCCAGCTGCATGTCGACTGGTCGGAACGGGGGAGGGGGCAGCGTCTTGCCATTGTCGACCAGACTACGGGCTTTTCTCAGGCTGGGGCGGACGGCGCGACGGTGACCAAATCGACCGGTTCGCCCTACAGTGAAGATTGGCGAAGGTTTTTCAAGGAATGGGAGACGCCTTTTTCCTTCGAGCTGGCGCCACGATTTTCCTTGCCGTCCATGCCCCTGGTGCAGTTGCCCGCCGGGGTGGACGACAAGGCTCTGCCGCCTGCATTAAATGAGGCGCGAGCAGAGGCGGACGCAGGGGATTGGGCGAAGGCGCGCCAGAGTGCCGCGACGCTGCTGGATAAACCTCTTGAAGGTGCGGTGCGCGAGGCTTTCCTGGTGTTTTATGCCGAGGCCCTGCTGCGCGATGGTCGCCCCAAAGCAGCCGGCGCCACCCTGCGCCGCTTCGTGGAAAACTACCCGGACAGCGCACAACGCCTGAGAGCGCGCTATCTTGCCGGCTACTGCCATGCCGTCAATGGCGACCCCTATCTGGGGCTTTACGAGGTGGAGCAGGCGTTGTCTCAGATCGAGACAGACGATTTTCTTCTCCCGCGCCTGTTGTTGTTGCGGGGAGAATTGCTTCTGGCGCAGGGTAAATATGATCAGGCCCATGAAACCCTGTCTTCGTTCAATCTGAGCGGAACGACAGATGCTCTGCGGCGCCTCGGGTATGCCTGCAGTTTGTCCGGATTGGAACGTAATAAAGAGGCTGCAGAAATTTTTGCGGAGATGGAGGAGCAGTATGGCCCTTTGCGTGACCCGAATGCACTGGAGCATTTCGCCCGGGCTCTTTACCGCGGCGGTGCTTACCTGAAAGCCGAGGAGGCCTACGCCCGACTGGCGCAGCTGATCAGCGGTCATCCGGATGAAGGGCTCGCTTATTTTGCCCAGGTGCAGGCTGCTTTGCGGCGGGACGATATCGAAGGGGCACGCCGCCTGCTTGACCGGATCCTGGTGGCTTTTCCCGAAAGTCGAGGCGGGCAGCGTGCTGCCGTGCGCCAGATTGATCTGGCGGTGCTCGACGGCGGCGAAAAAGTGCTGGCCTGGGCGGTGATGGATTACGGCCACCATGCGGAGAATCTCTCCGAGCGGGCCCTGCGGGAAGAGGCGCGCTTTAAGCAGGCCCTGGCTCTGTACCTCAATCGCGATCACAGGCGCTGCGTGACGGTGCTGGAAGATTTTGTCCGCAACCATTTCAGTGGAGATCTGCGTCCCCATGCCGAAGCGCTGCTGGGCGAGATCCTGCCCGGGGTCATTGAGGACATGATTGCCGACGAAGACTATCTGCAGGCTCTGGTGATGGTGGAGCGCCACCGGCGGATTCTGCTTGATCGTCGCATCAGCTGGGATTTTCTGGAACGGTTGGCGGGCGCCTATGGCGACATGGCTCTTTTGCAGCGCGCCTCTCGCGTCTACCTCTTCATGCTGGACAACAACCGGGTGCCGGGGCGCGAGCGGGGTTTGTATCTTCCGCTGGTGCGAATTCTCTTTCTCAGCGGCCAGCACGGTCTGGCAGTCGAATACGCCCGGCAGTACGCCCGGGAATATCCCGAAGGAGAGGATCGCGCTTCGGTTCTGCTTTTCGAAGCCCGGGCGCTGATGGAACTGAATCGCCGGGAGCAGGCCGCCGACCTCCTCTCTGCCACCGGTCGCCCCGCCTCTCCCGAACTTGATCTGTGGGCCGGTCGCCTCTGCTTTGAGGTCAACCGTTATGAGGATGCGGCCAGCGCTCTTATGCGTCTGGCCCCGGAACTCGATCTTGAAGATGATGCGGGGGATCTGCTGCTGCTGGCCGAATCGCTGCTGCGGTCCAACCGTCCCGGGGAAGCGCTGCCCTATTTCCAACAGCTTGTTGCCGTGGAGGAGACCGCCGACCAGGCCCTGTATCGAATCGGGCAGATCATGCAGCAGCAGGGACGCAAAGAGCAGGCGCTTAACCTTTTTCAGCGACTGGTCGATGAGGCCAATAGTGAGCAGTGGCAAAAGATGGCACGGGAGATGCTCGAACTGATGTCACTCTCCCTTTAA
- the fliF gene encoding flagellar basal-body MS-ring/collar protein FliF → MAEEEKKKPQPPKNLLEVIQQWPLKRKLSFLGVGLLSLVLFGVLIWSARDADYRLLYSNLDPSDAGAVVGWLKENNLPYRIEDNGKSIYMPADKVYEVRLELAASGIPQGGGIGFELFDKQSFGMTDFAQKVNYQRALQGELARTISNLSLVEGARVHLALPEKRLFREQQKEASASVILRLAAGRTPSDNQVQGIVHLVASSIEGMNPENVTVIDSSGRTLTQRRDEGFNGPMTPGMLDYQQQVERRLEERAQALLDRALGPGGSMVKITAELDFSQVEKTEEIFDPDRSAVRSEQVTEEQSDSAAVGGVPGVKANLDGGEMGFGGGNNSSRSEETVNYEISKVISRTVGAVGGVKNLSVAVLVGEKPAPPAAEGPATVPRNDNDLNSIRNMVASALGLDLERGDQIEVVSMPFENGMIDVPVEETGPIDLLWQYWPLIKYALLALGGALLYFLLIRPMVRSIKEEAQMVEHYKTVEELESEMEDETPMLPGAKGKDPMRAMRREVLNGKATPAQVIKTWLKEN, encoded by the coding sequence ATGGCCGAAGAAGAAAAAAAGAAACCACAACCGCCGAAAAACCTGCTTGAAGTCATTCAGCAGTGGCCGCTCAAGCGCAAGCTGAGCTTTCTCGGCGTGGGACTGCTGAGCCTGGTGCTGTTCGGGGTGCTGATCTGGTCGGCGCGCGATGCCGATTACCGCCTGCTTTACTCCAACCTCGATCCGAGTGATGCAGGGGCGGTGGTGGGGTGGCTCAAGGAGAACAATCTGCCCTACCGTATTGAGGATAACGGCAAATCCATCTACATGCCCGCCGATAAGGTGTATGAAGTCCGTCTTGAGCTGGCCGCTTCAGGGATTCCCCAGGGCGGCGGCATCGGGTTTGAGCTTTTCGACAAGCAGAGCTTCGGCATGACCGACTTTGCCCAGAAGGTTAACTATCAGCGTGCACTGCAGGGCGAGCTGGCGCGTACCATTTCCAACCTCTCCCTGGTGGAAGGGGCGCGGGTGCACCTGGCTTTGCCGGAAAAGCGCCTGTTTCGCGAACAGCAGAAAGAAGCCAGCGCTTCAGTCATTTTGAGGCTGGCAGCAGGGCGTACTCCCAGCGACAACCAGGTTCAAGGGATTGTGCACCTGGTGGCGAGCAGTATTGAAGGGATGAATCCCGAAAACGTCACCGTCATCGATTCCAGCGGCCGCACCCTGACCCAGCGACGCGACGAAGGGTTCAACGGCCCCATGACGCCGGGGATGCTCGATTATCAGCAACAGGTGGAAAGGCGCCTGGAAGAGCGCGCGCAGGCGCTGCTGGACCGTGCCCTGGGCCCCGGCGGTTCCATGGTGAAAATCACCGCCGAGCTCGATTTTTCTCAGGTGGAAAAGACCGAAGAGATTTTTGACCCCGACCGTTCCGCCGTGCGCAGTGAACAGGTGACCGAAGAACAGAGTGATTCGGCGGCTGTGGGCGGCGTCCCCGGCGTCAAAGCCAACCTCGATGGCGGCGAGATGGGGTTTGGCGGCGGCAACAACTCCAGCCGCAGTGAAGAGACCGTCAATTACGAAATCAGCAAGGTCATCAGTCGCACGGTCGGGGCCGTCGGCGGTGTCAAGAATTTGTCTGTCGCTGTACTGGTCGGTGAAAAACCGGCCCCGCCGGCTGCCGAAGGGCCTGCCACGGTTCCCCGCAATGACAACGATCTCAACTCGATCCGCAACATGGTGGCCAGCGCCCTGGGACTTGACCTGGAACGCGGCGACCAGATCGAGGTGGTTTCGATGCCCTTCGAGAACGGCATGATCGACGTCCCCGTGGAGGAGACCGGCCCCATCGATCTGCTCTGGCAGTACTGGCCGCTGATCAAATACGCCCTGCTGGCTCTGGGTGGAGCGCTGCTCTACTTCCTGCTGATACGCCCCATGGTGCGCTCGATCAAGGAAGAGGCGCAGATGGTCGAGCATTACAAGACCGTCGAAGAGCTTGAGTCGGAAATGGAGGATGAAACTCCTATGCTGCCTGGAGCCAAAGGCAAGGATCCCATGCGGGCCATGCGCCGCGAAGTGCTTAACGGAAAGGCGACCCCGGCGCAGGTGATCAAGACCTGGCTCAAGGAAAATTGA
- a CDS encoding chemotaxis protein CheD: MSLLVLGIGDLGATKNRDDLVKTYALGSCVAVVMLDPKTRTVGMVHCALPEARINPDKAKERPGYFADTGIPMLLREMAKHGCDPSGRGFIVKMAGGARVMDPNDTFNIGKRNHLAARKALWALGLGAVAEDVGGNFSRTVTVTVRNGEVMLSSPGRPNWKL; the protein is encoded by the coding sequence ATGAGTCTACTTGTTCTCGGCATCGGCGACCTGGGCGCCACTAAAAACCGCGACGACCTGGTGAAGACCTACGCCCTAGGTTCCTGCGTGGCGGTCGTCATGCTCGACCCCAAAACGCGCACCGTCGGCATGGTGCACTGCGCCCTGCCCGAGGCTCGCATCAATCCGGACAAGGCCAAGGAGCGGCCCGGCTATTTCGCCGACACCGGCATCCCCATGCTGCTGCGCGAGATGGCCAAGCACGGCTGCGACCCCTCAGGGCGCGGCTTTATCGTGAAAATGGCGGGCGGCGCGCGGGTCATGGACCCCAACGACACCTTCAACATCGGCAAGCGCAACCATCTTGCGGCGCGCAAGGCTCTCTGGGCGCTCGGCCTGGGCGCAGTAGCCGAGGATGTGGGCGGCAATTTCAGCCGCACTGTCACCGTTACGGTGCGCAACGGCGAGGTGATGCTCTCCTCGCCGGGCCGCCCGAACTGGAAATTGTAA
- a CDS encoding CheR family methyltransferase produces MTIGDEEFNLLRRLIKSRFGINLTDQKRSLVVGRLQKLLRGEGFVNFKQYYEYLVNDKSERGLSELINRISTNHTYFNREKAHFDFFQQTALPAVVEMMRRQNNRDLRIWCAGCSSGEEPYTLQMLMMEHFGSEYSKWDAGILATDISERVLSIARAGIYPQERVAQLPQPLQNKYFRKLPDGNCQVTEAVRKEIVYRRFNLMNEKFPFKKPFHMVFCRNVMIYFDQQTREGLVQRFNQSTVNGGYLFIGHSETLGRNHALYRYVMPAVFQKGA; encoded by the coding sequence ATGACCATCGGCGACGAAGAATTCAATCTGCTGCGCCGGCTGATCAAAAGCCGCTTCGGCATCAACCTCACTGACCAGAAGCGCTCGCTGGTGGTGGGGCGGCTGCAGAAGCTGCTGCGCGGCGAGGGGTTCGTTAATTTCAAGCAGTACTACGAATACCTGGTCAACGATAAAAGCGAACGGGGTCTGAGCGAGCTGATCAATCGCATCTCGACCAACCACACGTATTTCAACCGGGAAAAGGCTCATTTCGATTTTTTTCAGCAGACCGCCCTGCCGGCGGTGGTCGAGATGATGCGCCGCCAGAACAACCGCGACCTGCGCATCTGGTGCGCGGGCTGCTCGTCGGGAGAAGAGCCCTACACCCTGCAGATGCTGATGATGGAACATTTCGGCAGCGAGTATTCGAAATGGGACGCCGGCATCCTGGCGACCGACATCTCCGAGCGGGTGCTCTCCATCGCCCGCGCCGGCATCTACCCGCAGGAGCGGGTGGCGCAGCTGCCGCAGCCGCTGCAGAATAAATATTTCCGCAAGCTGCCCGACGGCAATTGCCAGGTCACTGAAGCGGTGCGCAAAGAGATCGTTTACCGGCGCTTCAACCTGATGAACGAGAAATTCCCGTTCAAGAAACCGTTTCACATGGTCTTCTGTCGTAACGTCATGATTTACTTCGATCAGCAGACACGCGAGGGGCTGGTGCAGAGATTCAATCAATCCACTGTCAACGGGGGGTATCTGTTCATCGGGCATTCGGAAACCCTCGGCCGCAATCACGCACTGTACCGCTATGTGATGCCCGCCGTTTTCCAGAAAGGGGCCTGA
- a CDS encoding protein-glutamate methylesterase/protein-glutamine glutaminase has protein sequence MAIRKVRVLIVDDSALVRQILTQGLSGDPNIEVVGSAADPYQARDKIVALKPDVLTLDVEMPRMDGVEFLRRLMPQHPMPVVMVSSLTQKGKQITIDALEAGAVDFVAKPTSDVARGLQAMMLELRVKVKIASTANVEHWKNRPPAGAPRPAVVSSGALAESTDKVIAIGASTGGTEAIKKVITRFPATSPGVVIVQHMPAGFTRMFSERLNQLCAMEVKEAEHGDRVMSGRILVAPGEKQMRVIRSGGFYQVLCEPGEKVSGHCPSVDVMMHSVAKHVGRNAVAAMLTGMGADGADGMSAMRKAGARCIAQDEATSVVFGMPKVAFERGGAERLLPIDDIGPALLRLVTEKRA, from the coding sequence ATGGCGATAAGAAAAGTCCGTGTTCTGATCGTCGATGACTCCGCTCTGGTGCGCCAGATCCTGACCCAGGGTCTGTCCGGCGATCCCAACATCGAAGTCGTCGGCTCCGCAGCCGATCCCTACCAGGCGCGCGACAAGATCGTCGCCCTCAAGCCCGACGTCCTCACCCTCGATGTCGAGATGCCGCGCATGGACGGGGTGGAGTTTCTGCGCCGCCTGATGCCGCAGCACCCCATGCCGGTAGTGATGGTCAGCTCGCTGACCCAGAAGGGCAAGCAGATCACCATCGACGCGCTGGAAGCCGGCGCGGTGGATTTCGTCGCCAAGCCGACCTCCGACGTGGCGCGCGGGCTGCAGGCAATGATGCTGGAGTTGCGGGTCAAGGTCAAAATCGCCTCGACCGCCAACGTCGAGCACTGGAAAAACCGCCCGCCCGCAGGCGCTCCCCGCCCCGCCGTGGTTTCCAGCGGCGCGCTGGCTGAATCGACCGACAAGGTTATCGCCATCGGAGCCTCAACAGGCGGCACCGAAGCGATCAAGAAAGTGATCACCCGTTTTCCCGCCACCTCACCCGGAGTCGTGATCGTACAGCACATGCCGGCCGGCTTTACCCGCATGTTCAGCGAACGCCTCAACCAGCTGTGCGCCATGGAGGTCAAGGAGGCCGAACACGGCGACCGCGTCATGTCGGGACGGATTCTGGTCGCACCCGGGGAAAAACAGATGCGGGTGATTCGCTCTGGCGGATTCTACCAGGTGCTGTGCGAGCCGGGGGAAAAGGTCAGCGGCCACTGCCCGTCGGTGGACGTGATGATGCACTCGGTGGCCAAGCATGTCGGCCGCAACGCCGTTGCCGCCATGCTCACCGGCATGGGCGCCGATGGTGCCGACGGCATGAGCGCCATGCGCAAGGCAGGCGCGCGCTGCATCGCACAGGACGAAGCCACCTCGGTGGTCTTCGGCATGCCCAAAGTGGCCTTTGAACGCGGCGGAGCCGAACGACTGCTGCCCATTGACGACATCGGGCCGGCCCTGCTGCGGCTGGTAACAGAGAAGCGCGCATGA
- the flgB gene encoding flagellar basal body rod protein FlgB, with protein MSTLGIFDKTGQLLQKVMDLRQQNQDVIASNIANAQTPGYAPARLQFEDALAGAVGRDGQGMATTHPQHLPVGGGLDQVQGKVMRTPDRSGLGDGNNVNLDQEMIGLAENQILFEAAAQMLNKKMGLLKYAAQDGR; from the coding sequence ATGTCGACACTGGGAATTTTCGACAAAACGGGTCAATTGCTGCAGAAGGTCATGGATCTGCGCCAGCAGAACCAGGATGTCATTGCCTCCAATATCGCCAATGCCCAGACCCCGGGATACGCACCGGCGCGTCTGCAGTTCGAGGATGCGCTGGCCGGCGCGGTGGGCCGCGATGGCCAGGGGATGGCCACCACGCACCCGCAGCATCTGCCGGTGGGCGGCGGCCTCGACCAGGTGCAGGGCAAAGTGATGCGCACCCCCGACCGCTCGGGTCTGGGTGACGGCAACAATGTCAATCTCGACCAGGAGATGATCGGACTGGCGGAAAACCAGATTCTCTTCGAGGCCGCAGCGCAGATGCTCAACAAAAAGATGGGCCTTCTCAAGTACGCGGCCCAGGACGGCCGTTAA
- the fliE gene encoding flagellar hook-basal body complex protein FliE, translating into MPNDITLLTHLRNLNQPALEPQKNSGPGFGEMLKDTMQKVNNAQVEADRQVERLHTGQAKNLHEVMISMEQADISLRLMVQMRNKVTDAYQEVMRMQV; encoded by the coding sequence ATGCCCAACGACATCACACTGCTGACCCATCTCAGGAATCTCAACCAGCCCGCCCTTGAGCCGCAGAAAAACAGCGGCCCCGGCTTCGGCGAAATGCTCAAGGACACCATGCAGAAGGTCAATAACGCCCAGGTCGAGGCGGACCGGCAGGTGGAGCGTCTGCATACCGGCCAGGCCAAGAACCTTCACGAGGTGATGATCTCGATGGAGCAGGCCGACATCTCCCTGCGGTTGATGGTGCAGATGCGCAACAAGGTCACCGACGCCTACCAGGAAGTCATGCGCATGCAGGTGTAA
- a CDS encoding chemotaxis protein CheA, which produces MSNISDDQIEILQEFVTESRDMIEQLEPTIIELGQSCHDAQCWETLGCPQTDCARHGKQMQYPCWLQMGNIGDGNGSCIYTESKQDCLQCRVFQMINGDGPTMNAIFRLFHSMKGSAGFLELNHITRAAHTAENLLDLIRNGGVRMEAEHVNLLCSACDFAKDALDFVDANFSDEGMAEDAEKISSRLEAAISEAKQSAAEQPGACPPAPQQEAPPADTQEAQDEEVLDFELNITPEMLEKFVQEADELLQNAEQDLLKWEEIRDNPDIIGALFRNIHSFKGNCGFFGFAEMERLSHQMETILDAVKSGRDFGSKPGDLMLNLIDVLRDAIDDLQKGGAGSVADLERHLEELGAILESGIDLETPERKEEPAEETPPAPPEPSGTAPPAEEKKTPEAAKPAAKPAPEAKAQPQQAKPPAKAQAPARRQDIRVDLEKLDNLINLIGEIVIAENMLIRNPDLDGLELENFQKAGQHMSKLVRELQEMAMVLRMIPVSGLFRRMIRLVHDISLKAGKKVELKLSGEETEMDKTVIETITDPLVHILRNSCDHGIEPPEERLKLGKPEKGVVRLSACHEEGEVWITIEDDGRGLDRDKLLAKAISKGLVEGDGSDMSDRAIYNLIFAPGFSTADKITDISGRGVGMDVVRQNLDKIKGRVEVNSKPGKGTRINLRIPLTLAIIDGMLVRTGQTKAILPTLAICEAFRPRGDALTITPDGDTLIRVRESFYPVLRLYEVLGKQPDSEQITDGILITLENQDNRLCLLVDEILGQQQTVIKGLSDYIGSVRAVSGCTIMGNGEVCLILDVGSLMEISHGESLAGA; this is translated from the coding sequence ATGAGCAACATAAGCGACGATCAGATTGAAATTCTCCAGGAGTTTGTCACCGAAAGCCGGGACATGATCGAACAGCTCGAACCGACCATTATCGAGTTGGGGCAGAGCTGCCACGACGCCCAGTGCTGGGAAACCCTTGGATGCCCGCAAACCGACTGCGCGCGCCATGGAAAGCAGATGCAATACCCTTGCTGGCTGCAGATGGGGAATATCGGCGATGGCAACGGCAGCTGCATCTACACCGAATCGAAACAGGACTGTCTGCAGTGCCGGGTGTTCCAGATGATCAACGGCGACGGCCCCACCATGAACGCCATCTTCCGCCTGTTTCATTCCATGAAGGGCAGCGCCGGGTTTCTGGAACTCAACCACATTACCCGCGCGGCTCATACGGCGGAAAATCTGCTGGACCTGATCCGCAACGGCGGCGTGCGCATGGAAGCAGAGCATGTCAACCTGCTGTGCTCCGCCTGCGATTTCGCCAAGGACGCTCTCGACTTCGTCGATGCCAATTTCTCCGACGAGGGGATGGCCGAAGACGCCGAGAAAATCTCGTCGCGCCTTGAAGCCGCAATCAGCGAAGCGAAACAAAGCGCCGCCGAACAACCAGGTGCCTGTCCCCCGGCTCCTCAACAGGAAGCGCCCCCCGCTGATACGCAGGAGGCGCAAGACGAGGAAGTCCTCGATTTCGAACTCAACATCACCCCCGAAATGCTGGAGAAGTTCGTCCAGGAAGCGGATGAACTGCTGCAGAACGCCGAGCAGGATCTGCTCAAATGGGAGGAGATCCGCGACAATCCTGATATCATCGGCGCCCTGTTCCGCAACATTCACAGCTTCAAGGGCAACTGCGGCTTTTTCGGCTTCGCCGAGATGGAGCGACTCTCGCACCAGATGGAGACCATTCTCGATGCGGTCAAATCCGGCCGGGATTTCGGCTCCAAGCCCGGCGATCTGATGCTCAACCTGATCGACGTGCTGCGCGACGCCATCGACGATCTGCAGAAAGGGGGCGCAGGCAGCGTTGCCGACCTCGAGCGCCACCTGGAGGAGCTGGGCGCCATTCTGGAAAGCGGCATCGACCTGGAAACACCCGAGCGCAAAGAGGAACCTGCCGAAGAAACCCCACCGGCGCCGCCCGAGCCGAGCGGCACAGCACCGCCGGCGGAGGAGAAAAAAACGCCCGAAGCAGCAAAACCTGCGGCAAAGCCCGCCCCGGAAGCGAAAGCCCAGCCCCAGCAGGCCAAGCCGCCGGCCAAGGCCCAGGCGCCGGCGCGGCGCCAGGACATCCGCGTCGACCTGGAAAAGCTCGACAACCTGATCAACCTCATCGGCGAGATCGTCATCGCCGAGAACATGCTGATCCGCAATCCCGATCTCGACGGGCTTGAGCTGGAGAACTTCCAGAAAGCCGGCCAGCACATGAGCAAGCTGGTGCGCGAGCTTCAGGAGATGGCGATGGTGCTGCGCATGATCCCGGTTTCGGGCCTGTTCCGGCGCATGATTCGCCTGGTGCACGACATCTCGCTCAAAGCCGGCAAGAAAGTGGAACTCAAACTCTCCGGCGAAGAGACCGAGATGGACAAGACGGTCATCGAGACCATCACCGATCCGCTGGTGCACATCCTGCGCAATTCCTGCGATCACGGTATTGAGCCGCCGGAAGAACGCCTCAAGCTGGGCAAGCCGGAAAAAGGCGTGGTGCGCCTGTCAGCCTGCCATGAAGAGGGCGAGGTGTGGATCACCATCGAGGACGACGGACGCGGACTCGATCGGGACAAACTTCTGGCCAAGGCGATCAGTAAAGGCCTGGTGGAGGGCGACGGCTCCGACATGTCGGACAGGGCGATCTACAACCTGATTTTCGCCCCCGGCTTTTCTACCGCCGACAAGATCACCGACATCTCCGGCCGCGGCGTCGGCATGGACGTGGTGCGCCAGAACCTGGACAAAATCAAGGGACGGGTCGAGGTCAACAGCAAGCCCGGCAAAGGCACGCGCATCAATCTGCGCATCCCGCTGACGCTGGCCATCATCGACGGCATGCTGGTGCGCACCGGACAGACCAAGGCGATTCTGCCGACGCTGGCGATCTGCGAAGCGTTCAGGCCACGGGGAGATGCCCTGACCATTACCCCGGATGGCGACACCCTGATCCGGGTGAGGGAGAGCTTCTACCCCGTACTTCGCCTTTACGAAGTTCTGGGCAAGCAGCCCGATTCGGAACAGATCACAGATGGCATCCTGATCACCCTGGAGAACCAGGACAACCGCCTGTGCCTGCTGGTGGATGAAATTCTCGGCCAGCAGCAGACGGTCATCAAGGGTCTTTCCGACTACATCGGCTCGGTACGCGCCGTTTCGGGCTGCACCATCATGGGCAACGGCGAAGTCTGCCTGATTCTCGATGTAGGCAGTCTTATGGAGATCAGTCACGGCGAAAGTCTGGCCGGGGCCTGA
- the flgC gene encoding flagellar basal body rod protein FlgC, translating into MDIFTSMKVGASALKAQRMRLNTISSNLANVETTSTPEGGPYKKKNVVFRPVGTAFEKQLDSNLKGAVQGVQVQRISADERAPRMVYDPAHPDADPQGYVAMPNINVMDEIVDMMSATSAYEANVTVVQSAKRMALKALEIGK; encoded by the coding sequence ATGGATATCTTTACCAGCATGAAAGTCGGCGCCTCCGCCCTCAAGGCACAGCGGATGCGACTCAATACCATCAGCTCGAACCTGGCCAATGTGGAGACGACCAGCACCCCGGAAGGCGGACCCTATAAAAAGAAAAATGTGGTTTTCCGTCCGGTAGGCACGGCTTTTGAAAAACAACTGGACAGCAACCTCAAGGGGGCGGTTCAGGGGGTGCAGGTGCAGCGCATCAGCGCAGACGAGCGGGCGCCCCGCATGGTCTATGACCCCGCCCACCCCGACGCCGATCCGCAGGGGTATGTGGCCATGCCCAACATCAACGTGATGGACGAGATCGTCGATATGATGTCGGCGACCAGTGCCTACGAAGCCAACGTCACCGTGGTGCAATCGGCCAAGCGCATGGCGCTCAAGGCCCTTGAAATAGGAAAGTGA